From a single Triplophysa rosa linkage group LG17, Trosa_1v2, whole genome shotgun sequence genomic region:
- the ptk6a gene encoding protein-tyrosine kinase 6 produces the protein MSRNGCCPCLNLQALYDIFNWKVDKENITEPRKNDKPPMETDFKPPSEMTQESEDDEEIYKAMWPFQARAEEELSFQEGELFRICERSGAWWKAVKLSEDGTVKAEGYVPHNYLARSETVKEQPWYFGTLNRFETQNLLLAPGNGIGAFLLRHSEKDRIGCVLSVVISDREVKHIRVHEDDKGHFYLDQSQMFPSLEKLVEHYSKHSLDYAIQLTKPCIKPEPEPQDLSHETVDDWELPKEEFTLEEELGKGFFADVYRGKWKGIVNVAIKILKKNESMNQKEFLVETEILKKLRHRHLITLFAVCTSSAPFYIITELMEKGNMLNFLRGQEGRNLEPQTLTEMASQVADGMAFLEAQNSIHRDLAARNVLVGQNNICKVADFGLARIIKEPIYTSEDKKIPYKWCAPETISHGRFSNKSDVWSFGILLCEMYTYGGIPYPGYSNHQLLNLICSGYRMPAPDQCPSHIYDIMLMCWNVSADQRPDFSELKELFMNVCNDTSDPTGDSNDTEECNSVEMC, from the exons ATGTCCAGGAACGGGTGCTGTCCGTGCCTAAATTTGCAGGCGCTGTATGACATATTCAATTGGAAAGTTGATAAAGAAAATATCACAGAACCGCGAAAGAATGACAAACCCCCGATGGAAACCGACTTTAAACCTCCCAGTGAGATGACTCAGGAGAGCGAGGACGATGAAGAGATCTACAAGGCCATGTGGCCCTTCCAGGCTCGAGCGGAGGAGGAACTGTCCTTCCAGGAGGGAGAGCTGTTCCGCATCTGCGAGCGCTCGGGAGCCTGGTGGAAAGCCGTTAAACTCAGCGAAGACGGAACCGTGAAAGCCGAAGGATACGTTCCTCACAATTACCTGGCAAGAAGTGAGACGGTGAAAGAGCAACC TTGGTATTTTGGGACGCTGAACCGCTTTGAGACTCAGAATTTGCTTTTGGCTCCAGGTAATGGAATAGGGGCTTTCCTGCTGAGACACAGTGAGAAAGACAGAATAGGATGTGTATTATCCG TGGTTATCAGTGACAGGGAAGTGAAACACATTAGGGTTCATGAAGATGACAAAGGACATTTCTATTTGGATCAAAGTCAAATGTTTCCGAGCCTGGAGAAGCTGGTGGAGCACTACAGCAAGCATTCTCTGGATTATGCCATCCAACTCACAAAACCCTGCATAAAA CCTGAGCCAGAGCCACAAGATCTTTCCCACGAAACGGTAGATGACTGGGAATTACCAAAGGAAGAGTTTACTCTGGAAGAGGAGCTTGGTAAAGGATTTTTCGCTGATGTTTACCGTGGAAAGTGGAAAGGCATAGTCAATGTGGCCATTAAGATCCTGAAGAAAAATG AGTCTATGAATCAGAAGGAATTCCTAGTGGAGACTGAAATCTTAAAAAAACTCAGGCACAGACATCTGATCACACTGTTCGCTGTTTGTACAAGCTCCGCCCCTTTCTACATCATAACGGAGCTTATGGAAAAAGGCAACATGCTCAATTTTCTAAGAG GACAGGAGGGGAGGAACCTTGAGCCCCAGACACTGACAGAAATGGCGAGCCAGGTGGCTGATGGGATGGCGTTCCTTGAGGCACAAAACAGTATCCACAGAGACCTGGCAGCCCGAAATGTTCTAGTGGGACAGAACAACATTTGTAAAGTGGCTGACTTTGGGTTAGCACGAATCATCAAG GAGCCGATTTACACATCTGAGGATAAGAAAATACCATATAAATGGTGTGCACCTGAAACTATCAGCCACGGAAGATTCTCCAACAAATCTGATGTCTGGTCGTTTGGAATCCTTCTTTGTGAAATGTACACGTATGGTGGCATTCCATATCCAG GTTACTCAAACCACCAGTTACTTAATCTGATCTGCTCGGGGTACAGAATGCCTGCACCTGATCAGTGCCCGTCACACATTTACGACATAATGCTGATGTGTTGGAACGTGTCAGCAGATCAAAGGCCAGATTTCAGTGAGCTGAAAGAACTTTTCATGAACGTCTGCAATGACACGTCAGATCCAACGGGGGACAGTAATGATACAGAGGAGTGCAATTCTGTGGAAATGTGCTGA